In one window of Halomarina pelagica DNA:
- a CDS encoding lactate utilization protein, whose product MSQTKEDYEDVAIDESLDDLPTDDELAEAVENLEARGFDVVVVDSGDEALDAVVDLLPAGVSVMHGHSTTLEEIGFTDYLAAGDHDWEDLHAQVFAVEDEGERAAARRRAQTADYFLGSVNAIARTGELVAADASGSRIGAYPFAAANLVLVSGANKIVPDLDAAFDRLEDVAYPLEDARAQDAYGVGSAIAKQLVYRRELEAGRTTLVLVREALGY is encoded by the coding sequence ATGTCGCAGACCAAAGAAGACTACGAAGACGTCGCGATCGACGAATCGCTCGACGACCTCCCGACCGACGACGAACTGGCCGAGGCGGTCGAGAACCTCGAAGCGCGCGGATTCGATGTCGTCGTCGTGGATTCCGGCGACGAGGCGCTCGACGCCGTCGTCGATCTGCTCCCGGCGGGAGTCTCCGTGATGCACGGGCACTCGACGACGCTGGAGGAGATCGGCTTCACGGATTACCTCGCCGCGGGCGACCACGACTGGGAGGACCTCCACGCGCAGGTGTTCGCCGTCGAGGACGAGGGGGAGCGGGCCGCCGCGCGCCGCCGGGCGCAGACGGCGGACTACTTCCTCGGGAGCGTCAACGCCATCGCGCGGACCGGCGAACTCGTCGCCGCCGACGCCTCGGGTAGCCGCATCGGGGCGTACCCCTTCGCCGCGGCGAACCTCGTGCTGGTCAGCGGCGCGAACAAGATCGTCCCCGACCTCGACGCGGCGTTCGACCGTCTGGAGGACGTCGCCTACCCGCTCGAGGACGCCCGCGCGCAGGACGCCTACGGCGTGGGGAGCGCCATCGCCAAGCAACTCGTCTACCGCCGCGAACTCGAGGCGGGACGGACGACCCTCGTGCTCGTCCGCGAGGCGCTCGGATACTGA
- a CDS encoding non-histone chromosomal MC1 family protein translates to MARSDDGKRNFALRDTSGNESSVFSGRTPRQAALKAARRLDPAGSEGEADRVELRLREKGTKKVHHYEGWAWKESAPDDKPDWMPDRITKANVAKKGIEHLEEI, encoded by the coding sequence ATGGCACGTAGCGATGATGGGAAGCGGAACTTCGCGCTTCGCGACACGAGCGGTAACGAATCGAGCGTCTTCTCCGGACGCACGCCGCGCCAGGCGGCCCTGAAAGCGGCTCGACGGCTCGACCCCGCCGGAAGCGAGGGGGAGGCCGACCGCGTCGAACTCAGGCTCCGGGAGAAGGGAACGAAGAAAGTCCACCACTACGAGGGCTGGGCCTGGAAGGAGAGCGCTCCCGACGACAAGCCGGACTGGATGCCCGACCGCATCACGAAGGCGAACGTCGCGAAGAAGGGAATCGAGCACTTAGAAGAGATCTGA
- a CDS encoding quinone-dependent dihydroorotate dehydrogenase, which yields MRLYDAAKPLLFRLPAETAHGAVHAVLRAGQGTPVAAAVGRRLTVDDERLRTAAFGLDFPNPVGVAAGFDKNAEVPRALANLGFGHVEVGGVTAKGQPGNPRPRLFRLPEDRALINRMGFNNDGADVVGPRLARTDAPVPVGVNVGKSKVTPLPEAAADYRYTYERCADGGDYFVVNVSSPNTPGLRELQNREHLERIVASLVDAGASPLLVKLSPDLTDDAVEEALAVVEDFDLDGVIATNTTTERPASLRGVHRAETGGLSGKPIEERATRAVRFVAERTDVPVVGVGGVSDAAGAYAKIRAGASLVQLYTGLVYEGPTIARDVNRGLLDLLARDGFEGVEEAVGADLD from the coding sequence GTGCGACTCTACGACGCCGCGAAGCCGCTGTTGTTTCGGCTTCCCGCGGAAACGGCACACGGGGCAGTCCACGCGGTGCTTCGCGCCGGTCAGGGGACGCCCGTCGCGGCGGCGGTCGGACGGCGACTGACCGTCGACGACGAGCGCCTCCGGACCGCCGCCTTCGGGCTCGACTTTCCCAACCCCGTTGGCGTCGCCGCCGGGTTCGACAAGAACGCGGAGGTCCCGCGCGCGCTCGCGAACCTCGGCTTCGGACACGTCGAGGTCGGCGGCGTCACGGCGAAGGGGCAACCGGGCAATCCGCGCCCCCGACTGTTTCGCCTCCCGGAGGACCGCGCGCTGATAAACCGCATGGGCTTCAACAACGACGGCGCGGACGTCGTCGGCCCGCGGCTCGCGCGCACCGACGCGCCGGTTCCCGTCGGCGTGAACGTCGGCAAGTCGAAGGTCACGCCCCTCCCCGAGGCGGCGGCGGACTACCGCTACACCTACGAGCGGTGCGCCGACGGCGGCGACTACTTCGTCGTGAACGTCTCCAGCCCGAACACGCCCGGCCTCCGGGAGCTACAGAACCGCGAGCACCTCGAACGCATCGTCGCCTCGCTCGTGGACGCGGGCGCGTCGCCGCTCCTCGTGAAGCTCTCGCCCGATCTCACCGACGACGCCGTCGAGGAGGCCCTCGCGGTGGTCGAGGACTTCGACCTCGACGGCGTCATCGCGACCAACACCACGACCGAGCGGCCCGCCTCCCTGCGCGGCGTCCACCGCGCCGAGACGGGCGGCCTCTCCGGGAAGCCCATCGAGGAGCGCGCGACCCGCGCGGTGCGCTTCGTCGCCGAGCGCACCGACGTCCCCGTCGTCGGCGTCGGCGGAGTCTCTGACGCCGCGGGCGCGTACGCGAAGATCCGCGCCGGCGCGTCGCTCGTCCAGCTCTACACCGGCCTCGTCTACGAGGGGCCGACGATCGCCCGCGACGTCAACCGCGGCCTGCTCGACCTGCTCGCGCGCGACGGCTTCGAGGGCGTCGAGGAGGCGGTCGGTGCGGATCTGGACTGA